In the Larimichthys crocea isolate SSNF chromosome XXI, L_crocea_2.0, whole genome shotgun sequence genome, one interval contains:
- the LOC104921025 gene encoding cyclin-dependent kinase inhibitor 1C: protein MSNVQLSSIALERLVARRTFPLHRRTSVCRNLFGPVDHDELSREMKSKLREISERDQQRWNFNFEANTPLVGDYEWEEVTVDKTPVFYQDSVQNDRTRMPATPVKQTPTSDSVLPETPSMDVLERLVLPETSSTPSTVEVNQENRTDKLNSGKQAHRQVPCVRRKRTDTTDNNTHITDFFVKRKRAADRKTNEMSACHHSKSPIPVEQTPRKRIR from the exons ATGTCTAACGTCCAGTTATCGAGCATCGCGCTGGAGAGGCTGGTGGCCAGGAGGACCTTCCCTCTCCACAGACGCACAAGCGTCTGCCGCAATCTCTTTGGACCGGTGGATCATGACGAACTGAGCCGGGAGATGAAATCCAAGCTGCGGGAGATTTCCGAGCGGGACCAGCAGAGATGGAACTTTAATTTCGAAGCCAACACCCCGCTGGTTGGGGATTACGAATGGGAAGAGGTGACCGTGGATAAGACCCCGGTGTTTTATCAGGACTCTGTACAGAACGACAGGACCAGGATGCCGGCGACTCCCGTCAAGCAGACCCCCACCTCGGACTCTGTTCTCCCTGAGACCCCTAGTATGGATGTACTGGAGCGCTTGGTCTTACCCGAGACCAGCAGCACTCCCTCCACGGTGGAGGTCAACCAGGAGAACCGCACAGACAAGCTCAACTCAGGGAAGCAGGCTCACAGACAGGTCCCGTGTGTTAGACGCAAGAGGACGGACACTACTGACAACAACACGCACATCACAG acttcTTCGTGAAACGAAAGAGGGCTGCTGATAGAAAAACGAATGAAATGAGCGCTTGCCATCACTCCAAGTCTCCAATCCCGGTGGAACAAACTCCACGAAAGAGGATTCGTTGA